Proteins encoded in a region of the Anopheles ziemanni chromosome 2, idAnoZiCoDA_A2_x.2, whole genome shotgun sequence genome:
- the LOC131281995 gene encoding uncharacterized protein LOC131281995, with protein sequence MWLLWIALLIFTAELTFSDATVYGSVNDSPEDTDQPSASGSSSGLGLLSQPSPLDFVDTRGRFGSRENSDESSKETDLFSQIKHLQLPAKAHHPYTSGHEFKPASDSEMANVRNSLATVLQVLLPYGRLQQRPGSHGHADDHPPPFGDDPGDFSSGNPLLPDGPETANYMLHGKLVEIGPRRYGAARSLLADTAGDAPLGAVGQKRAAALRSTVARRSHALPAGAGSGNGEDGSFLPSISVGEFYGALTNLGDFFQNLKHNLESLESKHLNTEQVKLLEGQNMISHLRKGFFYSRVCRGLSKAGGQCRLPARHPELSAFASNSGAGVHRAGAVPWHQLSRSRVYACRTRKMSYPPTIRPPHSVLLASC encoded by the exons ATGTGGCTCTTGTGGATTGCACTATTGATATTTACGGCGG AACTTACCTTTTCCGACGCGACAGTCTACGGCAGCGTCAACGATAGTCCGGAAGACACGGACCAACCGTCGGCTTCCGGTTCTTCATCTGGCTTGGGACTTCTTTCACAACCTTCCCCGCTGGACTTTGTGGACACCCGCGGTCGCTTCGGTTCCCGTGAAAACTCTGACGAATCTTCCAAAGAGACGGATTTGTTCAGCCAGATAAAACATCTGCAGTTGCCGGCCAAGGCTCATCATCCATACACCTCGGGCCACGAATTTAAACCCGCATCCGACTCGGAGATGGCCAACGTCCGGAACTCTTTGGCAACCGTTCTGCAGGTGCTGCTGCCCTACGGTCGTCTTCAGCAGCGTCCCGGCAGCCATGGACATGCCGATGATCACCCACCACCGTTTGGGGACGATCCGGGGGACTTTTCCAGCGGTAACCCGCTGCTACCGGACGGACCCGAAACGGCCAACTACATGCTGCACGGAAAGCTGGTGGAAATAGGTCCGAGACGATATGGTGCGGCTCGCTCCTTGCTGGCCGATACGGCGGGCGATGCGCCTCTTGGGGCCGTGGGTCAGAAACGAGCCGCCGCCCTTCGTTCGACCGTCGCCCGTCGCTCGCACGCCCTGCCGGCGGGAGCGGGAAGTGGAAACGGAGAGGACGGCAGCTTCCTGCCTTCCATCAGTGTTGGTGAGTTTTACG GCGCGCTGACGAATCTGGGAGACTTCTTCCAGAACCTCAAGCACAACCTGGAGTCGCTGGAGTCGAAGCATCTCAACACCGAGCAGGTGAAGCTGCTCGAGGGCCAGAACATGATCAGCCACCTGCGCAAAG GTTTCTTCTATTCCAGAGTTTGTCGCGGACTATCCAAAGCCGGCGGGCAGTGCCGCCTTCCTGCACGCCATCCGGAACTATCGGCCTTCGCATCGAATTCGGGCGCTGGTGTCCACCGTGCCGGAGCTGTACCGTGGCACCAACTATCACGATCCCGTGTATATGCTTGCCGGACTCGGAAAATGAGCTACCCGCCGACCATCCGACCGCCCCACTCGGTTCTGCTGGCGTCCTGCTAA